From Xyrauchen texanus isolate HMW12.3.18 chromosome 9, RBS_HiC_50CHRs, whole genome shotgun sequence, the proteins below share one genomic window:
- the LOC127649276 gene encoding tubulin beta-2B chain-like, protein MREIVHIQAGQCGNQIGAKFWEVISDEHGIDPTGSYQGDSDLQLERINVYYNEASGNKYVPRAILVDLEPGTMDSVRSGPFGQIFRPDNFVFGQSGAGNNWAKGHYTEGAELVDSVLDVVRKESENCDCLQGFQLTHSLGGGTGSGMGTLLISKIREEYPDRIMNTFSVMPSPKVSDTVVEPYNATLSVHQLVENTDETFCIDNEALYDICFRTLKLTTPTYGDLNHLVSATMSGVTTCLRFPGQLNADLRKLAVNMVPFPRLHFFMPGFAPLTSRGSQQYRALSVPELTQQMFDAKNMMAACDPRHGRYLTVAAIFRGRMSMREVDEQMLSIQNKNSSYFVEWIPNNVKTAVCDIPPRGLKMSATFIGNSTAIQELFRRISEQFTAMFRRKAFLHWYTGEGMDEMEFTEAESNMNDLVSEYQQYQDATADEIGEYEEDDLEDEEDARQEARH, encoded by the exons ATGAGGGAAATTGTACATATTCAGGCCGGACAATGCGGTAACCAGATTGGTGCCAAG TTTTGGGAGGTGATTAGTGATGAACACGGGATTGACCCCACTGGCAGTTACCAAGGAGACAGTGATCTGCAGCTGGAGAGGATAAATGTCTATTACAATGAGGCATCTG GAAACAAATATGTCCCTCGTGCCATACTGGTGGACCTGGAGCCTGGCACCATGGACTCTGTCCGCTCAGGCCCATTTGGACAAATCTTCAGGCCAGATAATTTTGTATTTG GTCAAAGTGGAGCTGGAAACAATTGGGCCAAAGGCCACTACACAGAGGGAGCCGAGCTGGTTGACTCGGTGCTGGATGTTGTAAGGAAGGAGTCTGAGAACTGCGACTGCCTACAAGGTTTCCAACTCACGCACTCCCTGGGTGGAGGCACTGGCTCTGGCATGGGCACCCTACTCATTAGCAAGATCCGTGAGGAGTACCCAGACCGGATCATGAACACCTTCAGCGTCATGCCTTCACCCAAAGTGTCCGACACCGTGGTTGAGCCATACAATGCTACACTGTCTGTGCATCAGCTGGTGGAGAACACCGACGAGACCTTCTGCATCGACAATGAAGCACTCTACGACATATGCTTCCGCACcctcaaactcacgactcctaCTTACGGCGACCTCAACCACCTTGTCTCAGCAACCATGAGTGGGGTCACCACCTGCTTGCGATTCCCGGGTCAACTTAATGCTGACCTTCGCAAGCTGGCAGTCAACATGGTACCTTTCCCACGCCTCCACTTCTTCATGCCTGGATTTGCCCCCTTGACAAGCCGTGGAAGCCAACAGTACCGTGCTCTTTCCGTGCCAGAGCTAACCCAGCAGATGTTTGATGCCAAGAACATGATGGCGGCCTGCGACCCACGCCACGGCCGCTACCTCACCGTGGCGGCCATCTTTCGTGGCCGCATGTCCATGAGGGAGGTGGACGAGCAGATGCTGAGCATTCAGAACAAGAACAGCAGCTATTTTGTGGAATGGATCCCAAACAATGTCAAGACGGCAGTTTGCGACATCCCACCTCGTGGTCTCAAAATGTCCGCCACGTTCATCGGCAACAGCACAGCCATTCAAGAGCTGTTCCGCAGGATTTCTGAGCAGTTTACTGCCATGTTCAGACGCAAGGCTTTCCTGCACTGGTACACCGGAGAGGGAATGGATGAAATGGAGTTCACAGAGGCTGAGAGCAATATGAATGACCTGGTGTCCGAGTATCAGCAGTACCAAGACGCAACAGCGGACGAAATTGGCGAGTACGAGGAAGATGATCTTGAAGATGAGGAGGATGCTCGTCAAG